A stretch of the Corvus moneduloides isolate bCorMon1 chromosome 8, bCorMon1.pri, whole genome shotgun sequence genome encodes the following:
- the VAX1 gene encoding ventral anterior homeobox 1, which produces MFGKQDKMDVRCSSETEANRVSKNGHKEGKESKGSEGNISTSFLKDQQGTFSASAATEGCNKSKSSSADPDYCRRILVRDAKGSIREIILPKGLDLDRPKRTRTSFTAEQLYRLEMEFQRCQYVVGRERTELARQLNLSETQVKVWFQNRRTKQKKDQGKDSELRSVVSETAATCSVLRLLEQGRLLSPPGLPGLLPPCASGALGSALRGPGLAAAGSGSAAAAPGGGGSPHPPAASGAAGPPPSAALHGAAAAGHGLFGLPVPALLGSVAGRLSSAPLAVAGSLAGNLQELSARYLSSSAFEPYSRTNNKESAEKKALD; this is translated from the exons ATGTTTGGGAAACAAGACAAAATGGACGTTAGATGCAGTTCAGAGACTGAAGCTAACCGGGTCTCGAAGAACGGACATAAAGAGggcaaggaaagcaaagggtctgaaggaaatatttctacttcttttttgAAGGATCAGCAAGGGactttttctgcctctgcagctACGGAAGGTTGTAATAAAAGTAAATCTAGTTCGGCTGATCCGGACTATTGCAGGAGGATCCTAGTTAGAG ATGCCAAAGGTTCAATCCGAGAGATTATTCTGCCTAAGGGGCTTGATTTGGACCGTCCCAAGCGGACCCGCACCTCCTTCACGGCCGAGCAGCTCTACCGCCTGGAGATGGAGTTTCAGCGCTGCCAGTACGTCGTGGGGCGGGAGCGCACCGAGCTCGCCCGCCAGCTCAATCTCTCCGAGACTCAG GTCAAGGTCTGGTTCCAGAACCGGCGCACCAAGCAGAAGAAGGACCAGGGCAAGGACTCCGAGCTGCGGTCGGTGGTGTCCGAGACCGCCGCCACCTGCAGCGTCCTACGGCTGCTGGAGCAAGGCCGGCTGCTCTccccgccggggctgcccggccTCCTGCCGCCCTGTGCCAGCGGCGCGCTgggctcggcgctgcgcgggcccggcctggccgcggcgggcagcggcagcgcggcggcggctcccggcggcggcggctccccgCACCCTCCGGCCGCCAgcggcgcggccgggccccCCCCGTCGGCGGCGCTGCacggggcggcggccgcggggcacGGGCTGTTCGGGCTGCCGGTGCCCGCGCTGCTGGGCTCGGTGGCCGGCCGCCTCTCCTCCGCGCCCCTGGCCGTGGCCGGTTCGCTGGCGGGCAACTTGCAGGAACTGTCGGCCCGCTACCTGAGCTCGTCCGCCTTCGAGCCCTACTCCCGGACCAACAATAAAGAGAGCGCTGAGAAAAAAGCACTGGACTGA